ATCAACATACTGACCCGTTTCAACACCTTGACTTATTAGCCACTAAGCAATAGCGATGTGCGTATCCATTtgatatttattcctataaacatgtaactcgacaaaccattagtcgatattgtcaaagggtgataatttcaccttttgacccgtttatttacCTAATGATCTTCGTCACTTCAACAAATTTCCAATTCCATGTATCATGCTAATTTAAAGTCTACTAGCGAGAATACAAAGTCAAGCATAACGTAACGAAATCGTAGTTACGTACCTTTTAAGCATCCTTTTCAAACGCGTAtttccaccggcttgtccacttgatgATCCGGATTCCTCGCCTAGAGAGTTCAATTCACAATCCGTTTAGAACCCTTTTTATAAGTCTTAACGCACAATTTGCCATATCCATCAAACATGCGTTTTTGTACGATTTTCAACATTTatttttcatttaggcattttagcGAACACCTAACGGGTATAACTTTACTTAATTCAATAACAAGCTCATAACTTGTCATATAACCCGAATTTGCATTAATCAACTATCTAACACAATTATTTGCCTTTACAATTCTGAAATAACTTTACAtatgtcaaattacactagaacaaccccaaatttcctagtgtttatcaagttctacataACCCACTAGTCACCTACAATGGTGACCATGGATTTCACTAGAATTAGCAAAAATTTCAACAtgtacttgtctagggtttactcctagacattttAATGTTCCTAATTCATCTACAATTCATACATGCATCATCAGATTTCAAGTTctctaaattcatgagaatttcaagtagagaatttttgtcaaattttacataccttatgatctccttgcaATGGGGATCATTAATCTATGCTTGGATTTCGATTCGGGCTTAATTTGCTCCTTTAATTTGATGAATTTCTGTGTTTTAGGGTTTGAGCTTGAGAGCTCTTCTTGTCTTCTGTGTTTTgtacgaccagaacacacacaaaggtgtgtgttttggtgtttttaaattttaattaataaaaacccaTTTTCTCACTTTAACCATTGTAGTCCCTCAACTTTACCCAGGTTTATAAAGTTTACTACATCAAGTTCCTCATTATTTTTAAAACACTAgactaactaggttgatattcctagttatttagtgggttccgggagttataacccgttttattttaagtacCGTTAACTCAGGCTCTTATAAACTTAATTCCTTAAAAATTTGATTCGTTCGTATaaaatattaggatttcttatttaaatccaaatatttaccgggttatttttactaTTAATGGTAcgttacccgtcttttagtattaacggagtttgacTACCAAatccgttttcggggtgttacacaaccgatctttgtcctcctggtcgaactggttgaagcattgttcgtagattatatcagaagtactgcccgggtcgatgaatagacgttcggtgcagtaatgtgccagttggcctgtaattacgacggcgcgcctgtcgcgcggtccgcctcggacttttggaaagacgacttgctcgtctttccagtcattgtccggccttctcgccgctttgtgcggcctacctttacctccgttgatcatgtgcgtggaggccacgtacatggttttctttccggaggaggtgccttcgccatgaggggtgatgcgcttggtgggtttttgtccacctggcaaaagatgttgcagtttcccctcttttaaggctcgctcaatctccagccggagactgatgcagttgtttgtggtgtggcccgagtccttgtggtactcacaatagagtgtgagatcctgatttttcttggacttcatcggttgggccggtcgcaagagctgtgcgtccgtaagaaggacttcgcttggcgacacagtgatctcggtccagttgcggtcccgagaatcctTCCTTGGTGCCCGGTTATCCCGTTgggggttgtagttctttgggtcaaacgggttggtccgcgggaagtatggtttggaaatatcgcgatttccaacgtcccggttgcgtttattgttacgcttggacccttggtgggaggtttcggcttggggttgtgcctttgccacatgcggttcaagggaccgctgtgtctgggcgtatgtcttgactgcggccatgacatcttcccattttttaggcaagccctccttgccagagatggtcataaccatctgcctgtccctgacggccttgatgaaatggttccgtgccatttggtcttGCACGTCACCTATCTCTAAGCACTCTTTATTGTACCGGACGACAAATGCTTCTAAAGATTCGTCGTCCCTttgccagatgttcatgacgtccaacgagtcacgtacgtgacgtcgttgctggctgaaatgagcgaggaactttgcatgcaagtcctcgaatgaggccagtgatactactggcaaagaatcgaaccatgccctggccaggcccgtgagGGTCTAGGGGAAAAAATTGCAACAGGTGGGTTCGTCTCACAggccgttgcaccctgcgcccatgaaaacgttcatgtggtcgtacgggtcggacgaaccgttgtatttcccGACGTTGAAAgggaattttgttgtggtaacatgggcgtgggcaattcgcggggcgaatttggagttttcggccgcagctttCGGCCTGTATGGCTGGTTCTCAGGGTGTTTTGaggccctgaggtatgtgttgcggggatgaGTGGGAgggacatagttgcgtcctcccggtctgctgttggtgtcatgcgaatccccgatatatgtatggtcgtctgggtcggtacgaccatacccttcggtaTACGGTTGcgggcccaaccggctctgaattccagagcAATGTCGGGATGCGGACCGTCGCCTGTCCTCACCGTAaggacctaggcgggtatgcactggtcccctggtgtgggaTCCGTAcgaggaatcatcctcgttgattgtgtggaccgaacagtaagatgatccgcggtcttcacgtctgcttctcgaagctggacgtgaatgtaccctgccttcgtattgtagaatacggtcagcaggggtgtgcggtgctggggtaggcccagcttgtatttgcgcttccgcacaagcgcggttgtatgttgcagTCAGGAGggctgcctgctggtcataccaggtaTGAAGGTccgtgcctggtgggatcacaacTGCACaatgtgataagtcatgtccgaacgTAAGGGATGGGCCCCTTTGTGTcgacgtgccgatgtgtccgggaTGCGAGGTTGAGGGATTGACCCCTATCGGACCTAGGTTtgtgggattttggttatccccagtgttattttggtgatcagtcatgatcttgtgaGAGGGAAAAGGACAGTTTAAAAAGTGCTAaaagtagcggtgggcgccaatgatgaaacaatggttaaccgggcagggttaactcactgatcttgtcaagaagggttaataccttcctcccgaggatcgttgactggatcaccggtgggttgatctcctgcacaaggaaacaaaccgtgactcgtaacaaggaggatggggtggggggtgctccttgttaccactctccggcgtaagaatcagtaatctgcttgggaagcaaagtatgatagtagtagtagtgagagagttgtgaagagatacctcaaacctggtttagggttggtatttatagccgaggagtgaaggaggaggatgagggacagactgacgacgtgctgcccctttgtaggtgtgtcaggcttgtcgggtgtggaggttatgccacgtcagtctgtcacgtacgtagccctgacagatgactgtcatTGGCGCTACTTGCACTggtgtgtcagtcccacttgttgggcgtataggatgcggtgcgagccgcatcgctgcctgcggtaacatctgatgttatcgcgtctcttgcttgtgatcaagaaatacgcgagatgcggtgctagccgcatcgtcgtctgtggtgactgttgctgttttccagcttccttgtattgatagaagtgttcactggacgcggtgcaaggccgcatcgctgtgaatacttccgttttcatacaccagatgtgatgctatgccgcatcactctaccgttctaatattccaggtaagtcttccatcactggacagattggattcacccactgtgtcgatgcgttcccgcatggACATAAGTAAGTTGTTAGCtaatgggggttttgataagggtaatggtcactcgcggtcgatgctgacgcgagatctgggaccataccccttcattgACAAACAAATTTAAATATGATCCTTCCCGTGGGTTGGTCCATTACTCTTTCAGGATCTCGAGCGTCATCCTCACGGTCTACAAATACTCTTTCACCCATAAAAAATAGCTTTAATGTGATCCATCTAAAACGAACATATTTTTAGACGCATGTATACTGCCTTTGAATATGTATACTATTAAAAACGACACTTCACGTAGCCCAAACGACAATCAAAACAAGGCGTaagaaaaaaacaaattaaaagaaAGAAAATAAGAGGTGGTGGTTGCTTGTTGCATTATACAAAGCACTCACATTCGCACTTGTTGGGATTTTAAATTAAAAGATCAATAATAACCGGTATTATATGCCTATTTGCATGCCAAACATAATCAAATATTCAAATACCGTAAGAAAATGAGTTGTTTGTTTGTATGTGGTTTTTTAATTTGTTGGTATGGTTTTGCTTTAGTTCACTAACTAACttggtgtttttttttatttcaattgATTATTCATATATAATATAACTTGATGTTTTTTATTGCAATtgattatatttatatataatatgtaACTAGTAGATAATTTTGTGTGTCGCGGCGGAAATTCGGCCCATATTGGCTTGGTTCATTATGATATTCGCATTCGCTATAGTGAAGTCAAAAGAAAGAGAAAACCCAAAAACTAAAGTCGTAATAAGCCCAAAAAGATATTGCTACTTGTTTTACATTAATCAAGAGTTATAATATCGGTAACGGTACGGTACTAGCACTCGTACAGATTAAACTCGTGAGTCGTGATACTTGGTTGCGTTTGTTTTTTTCTCGACACTGTGATATaaatttatttgaaaaaaaaattgtattcAAAACAACGGTATGATGATGAACCGAGTCGGTATAGTAAGATTTATAATAGTTTTATTACACAAAAGTTGTATGATGTAACTCAAAATATAAAGTCGTGTTTTATATTGATCGAAAATCATAAAAACGAATACCAATAACGGTTCTGATAGCACAAATACCGGTACAATGTTGTTGATCAGTACTGACCCAGTTCTTTACAATATCATCATTTTAAATACAGCTCCGTTTCAAATAAAACTTCGAATACAACTTCGTTTTAAATAAATATTTCCGACCATAGCTATTGTTATATAATAGTATATACTAATTTTGTtactataaatatatatacttatcTAGCACTAGTGTTATGTATATACAATAATTGGGAAACAGAACAATAATAAATTTTTAGGTACTAGTAGTGGTGTTCATTTAGCTACAAATTGTTTTGTTGTACTTTATGGCATGTTAGACGCAACATTGTAATCACATTGTTCATCTTAAATTAGATTATGAAAATTTAGACACACCGTGGTGATAGTAACACACAGTTTTAATCAACATTTCCTCAAACATCTGaatgaattttatataataattttATGCTTAAATTAAAGAAAAGTAAAATGTAAGTTATTATTTTTCAAACTTagggtttatttatttatttttatactaaGGATATTAGAGATGAAACTATCTAAATGAAAAAAGTTAAACTTAGCAACTATATGTTCCTTCTTTCACTTTCAAACTTTATATTAATTACAATTTGTCAACACCTCAATGTTAACCACCGATCAAATTGATCTGATATCAGTGCTGCAATGTTATGTAATCAAACATCGAAGTGGCTTTATGCATATTGTTTTGCATACTCTCGAAAAGAATTCGTGGTCACGAAATGATCAATTGGAATATAATTtacatattaaaattaaaatatttaaATAATATCAAATATAAAGAAATAGGCAATCATAGATACATGATACACCAAGGTCCAAACTGGCTTTTCACATAATTAGCCAAACACTACGTAGTGAAACTTTACAAAATGGCAACTCGGGTTATGACAAAAGCACCCATCTTTCTACGAACACCTTCAATTCTCGAAGATCATCTTAAATACCAAACTTATAAATTCACCATTACTTACGCTCCAAGCACTTCTTGAGAAAGAGAGAGACGAAGAGATACTAACGGTTTCATGCACGTAGTTATAATTTAATAATTAAGTGAAATGAAATATATAAAGCTTATTCTATATAATTAATGACGGTTGCTTTTGTTGTTGCTAGAGGTCTCGTTATTATCATTGCATGGCCATGCAGACGATAATAACTCGTTTGGAAGCTGCCAGACGCGTAGTACTAGATGCAAGTCCCATAATTTTTGCCGGAGAATAACCGATTCTGATCGAAGCCGCTCGTTTTCTTGCCCAAGAGCTTGTCCATGATGAACTGCAAACCGTAACCGGTTCATTAGTTCCCGGTTCCCAGACTTATGCCGGTTCACCAGGTTCCTCAGGTTCTCTAAGTGCTTTTGTTTCCTCATGCGTGATCGCCTTGCTGACTCCCGGTTTGATATCATACGTCTCCTCTTTCGTTCATCCATCAGGTCGACTACCACCGGACACCCGTCATCGGACCCCGAATTGGAGCTATTGGTTTTTGGTGTGGAGTCATCTGAACCAGAAAACGATAGGACACCAAACGGGTTTTCTTGGGATTCATTGTCCCATGGAAAAAACGTTGTTTCGGAAAAACCGTCGTCGGTCAGAGCAAAAACCGATGACAACATTGTCGGAATTAGGGTTTTATATGACGGAGGGAGGTCGGAGTGGGAAACGGAGTTAACGATGGGTTGAAAATTGGTATTTAAGGGCAAACATCAAGTGTTAAGTGGGGTCTAGCAAAGGGCAttattgttgagaaaatatatttttttgtaaGGTAAGTTTTTTAATTAGGGCATGACATCTCAGGCTTTATAATTTAAGAGATATAAACAAAAAGTGGTTAAAGTTTAACCATGCTTAAAGTATTAATTATTAACTGAAAGAGCAACTAATTATAGTTAATCAATGCTTTTGAGTCAGTTGGCACTATAGAGTGGCTTTAGAAAAGAGAGTGACATCAGGAACGTGGGTCCTAGGTTGTTGATGTTTATGGCTTAGTAACGAAGAAACAAAAGGGGTGACAATCAATGTCGGACAGCTGTCTCTACCCCATGGGTGGTATGAGGGAAGCCAATAGGATAATGAGTTGCATACGTGGGAACACGTAGGTGGTGGCGCGGCTTTGAGTCGACGCACCAAGCCAACTTACGGCTTCATGAAAATGTTATTAACACCATTAATCAAATCACCACCAGTCACACACACATTACACCATTGTTTATAGTTAGGCAAcacggtatggtgatggtcctcccttggaggatggTCCGCCACGTAAGCGTTACGTAGGATGGAGGTATGAAAATGAGGAATTATcctaaaatatatattatatattgtaTTTATATATGTGTCTGTGAGGAAGTTTTGTCCTCATATGGACCGTCCTGAACGGCAAGAAGAAGACGGAGAGGACGAGACGGAGGAGGGGGGGCGAGTTGGAGGGAGGAACGGCGCCGGACCGGGACGGTGGAGAACGAACCTCCATACCGTCCAGCCTTAGTTACCTTCACACCAAATCATAGCTaccatcaagaacatcatctaaTCCTAAAAAGTAAAAACCCACTGTAAACCACCTTTATGCTATGTGTTATGGTTGCGGGAAGGAGAACGGGGAAGCCAAGTGGCTCACGAGGATAAGATGTGATTATGATGTAGCGCTAAGGTGTGAGTGAAAAATGAGCTAGAGATGGAGAATGGGTATAAGACAAAGTGCCTTACATCACTTCCATAGTCACTCAATCCATCTCCACCCACACCTCTTTGACTCTCAATGTCGTTAAGAACGCATATCTACCATTGAAAGTTACGCACAACTATTGGTTTTACTTGCATAATCAAACCATTTATGTAAATAAACATCCTAATGTTTCTACACATAAATACATCGTTTTTTAAACACTTACAAGGTCAGGATAGTCGATTTTGGTTTCTTCGGGAGAGATTGGGCATACACGCATACACAAATCTAGAATACTTGAATATATACATTTAACACATGTGCACACACAAATGCAGTTTTTATCTACCCATCGTTATATATACATAATACACTCACTAACATTTGCCtgtttttaaaaataatcaaCATGAAAACCATCTATATATGAAGTAAGATCGCCAGTATAATATATGCGTACCAAAGGACTAAAATGTCAACTtaatcattgtttttttttttattttaacataacattttatttgttttatagATTAGAGAGTGACGAACCACTACTAGAAAATTGGGCAATTGTGACCAAAATTTGCTACCGAAAAAAAGATAGGAAATTTAGCTACTGATTTGCCACAGAAATGAAAATAAGTGTATTTACCATGATATGGTAGCAAAGTGGTTGCAATTTTTGCCACCTTTTTATTTTCGGTGGCAATTTGTGAGAAAAATACgcaaaaacttgaaaaataaaaaggtattTGTTAATTGTGACCATGTTATTGGTGACAACATGAAAATTCAAATAGGCGGAATATTTTTTAGTGGATCTGCGCGCTTCAAAAGTCAATTAGGGTTCCAACCAAATAACTCATCTCCCAAAATTTTAATCCTTGCTTCTCTCCCGCTCCCTTACGTCTCACCAAATTCTCGTAATTAGGGTCCTAATCTCCATGGAAATCCACTCGTAAGGTACAAATCCTCCACTCTCTCTTGATTTCTTCACTTGATTTAACTGTATTGTCAACAAAAATCACTTTGATTTCACCAATTTCGAGTTTTTAGGTGATCTGTTGTTTTTAGTGTAGTACTTAGAGTTGGGGTGAAGCTTCACCGGACAAATACAATTGCATCCATGTTGCCCAGACACCAATGATGGATTCTTTAATTAAAAAACCTACACTCTACCCATCATCTTTCTTAATTCATTTGATATTCTGAATTTAGAAAATCGATTGTTTTGACTTTTTGTTTATTCACACAAAAGTATTTATTGAAAATCATAATATTATGTATTATAAAAaggggttcgggtcagtttcaggttgaacttGCGAACCCATTTAGGTTAACGGGTCGGATTCGGGTCAACCTAgttgggttggcgggttgacccgtttaacacatttatactatataatattttttacaatatattttatgtcataaattaaatggggtgtgtattttatacaataattataacttaaaaagagaaattaacatagattttataatttaaatatgatattattatatacatttgtgttttttaagtaaattttaatttcAATATgttaatttcagaaaaaaaataaaaaaaaattcgggttgaacaggtcgtgttcgggtcaacccacgaaacttcgggtcgtgttcgggttcttacgtatgatacgattttcgggttcgggtcgggttcgaGTTTGTGTCAAATTTTCGGGTTTCGGTTagtgtaaaattttcgggttcgagTCGGGTTGAACCAGCAAACAcaacccgtttagcacccctagttGGACTGCCCTTGG
Above is a window of Helianthus annuus cultivar XRQ/B chromosome 14, HanXRQr2.0-SUNRISE, whole genome shotgun sequence DNA encoding:
- the LOC110909336 gene encoding basic leucine zipper 4 — protein: MLSSVFALTDDGFSETTFFPWDNESQENPFGVLSFSGSDDSTPKTNSSNSGSDDGCPVVVDLMDERKRRRMISNRESARRSRMRKQKHLENLRNLVNRHKSGNRELMNRLRFAVHHGQALGQENERLRSESVILRQKLWDLHLVLRVWQLPNELLSSAWPCNDNNETSSNNKSNRH